One Octopus sinensis linkage group LG11, ASM634580v1, whole genome shotgun sequence genomic window carries:
- the LOC115217145 gene encoding retinol dehydrogenase 13, translated as MAGGGISTAFDAFFSSWFPIIFALIGGFAFAFRQYLRGTPYQSKKQLKKETVLVTGATSGMGQAAATDFASRGARVIMACRDIEAGQKIAQEIQKKTNNTNVTALHCDLSSLDSVRKFVEEFKKRESQLHILINNAGVMMCPKTLSTDKFEMQFAVNYLGPFLLTHLLLDTMKASAPARIVNVTAHAHQLGSINFDDLNHDEDYNPGHAYAQSKLAVAMFTITLAKYLEGSEVIVNCINPGIVNTNLHRHMPFRAHSFINMCFSPFVWYMFKKPEDGINTMMFCALEDALGNTSGKYFVECCPVNWHETTQDEDVQKKLWEESLKWTDLKLKS; from the exons ATGGCGGGTGGTGGGATTAGTACTGCGTTTGATGCTTTCTTCAGTTCTTGGTTCCCAATTATATTTGCCCTTATTGGCGGTTTTGCATTCGCTTTCAG GCAATATTTACGGGGAACACCTTATCAGAGCAAAAAACAACTGAAAAAAGAGACTGTACTAGTGACAGGAGCAACTTCAGGAATGGGTCAAGCTGCTGCTACTGATTTTGCTTCAAGAG GAGCTCGTGTCATAATGGCATGTCGGGATATTGAAGCTGGCCAAAAAATTGCCCAGGAAATCCAGAAAAAGACAAATAATACTAATGTGACAGCTCTACATTGTGATCTAAGTTCACTTGATTCTGTTCGGAAGTTTGTTGAAGAATTTAAAAAAC GTGAATCTCAGCTGCACATTCTTATTAATAATGCTGGTGTGATGATGTGTCCAAAAACCTTGTCTACAGATAAATTTGAGATGCAGTTTGCTGTGAATTACCTGG GGCCGTTTTTGCTTACACATCTTTTACTGGATACCATGAAAGCATCAGCACCAGCTCGTATTGTCAACGTCACAGCACATGCCCACCAACTGGGAAGCATAAATTTTGATGATTTAAACCATGATGAAGATTATAACCCTGGGCATGCTTATGCACAGAGCAAGTTGGCAGTTGCTATGTTTACTATAACATTGGCAAAATACTTGGAAG GTAGTGAAGTGATCGTTAACTGTATAAATCCAGGAATTGTAAACACCAATTTACACCGCCATATGCCTTTCCGTGCACATTCTTTTATCAATATGTGTTTTTCACCATTTGTATGGTACATGTTCAAGAAACCCGAAGATGGAATCAACACAATGATGTTTTGTGCTCTTGAAGATGCCTTAGGAAATACAAgtggaaaatattttgt AGAATGTTGTCCAGTTAATTGGCACGAGACTACACAGGATGAAGATGTCCAGAAAAAATTATGGGAAGAAAGTTTGAAATGGACAGATTTAAAATTGAAAAGTTGA